From Cellulophaga lytica DSM 7489, a single genomic window includes:
- the folE gene encoding GTP cyclohydrolase I FolE encodes MSFYKNFEEYNLEATESVKEKYAKIIEGVGEDVSREGLVKTPERAAKAMMFLTQGYEQDPVEILKAAMFKEDYDDMVIIKDIELYSLCEHHMLPFFGKAHVAYIPNGHIVGLSKIPRIVDVFARRLQVQERLTHDILECLNNTLKPQGVAVVIEASHMCMMMRGVQKQNSVTTTSGFRGQFEKQETRNEFLKLISSDLS; translated from the coding sequence ATGTCTTTTTATAAAAATTTTGAAGAATACAATTTAGAAGCAACCGAATCTGTAAAAGAAAAATACGCTAAAATAATTGAAGGTGTAGGTGAAGATGTTAGTAGAGAAGGTTTGGTAAAAACCCCAGAGAGAGCAGCAAAAGCTATGATGTTTTTAACACAAGGGTATGAGCAAGACCCTGTAGAGATATTAAAAGCTGCAATGTTTAAAGAAGATTATGATGATATGGTTATTATTAAAGATATAGAATTATACTCTTTATGTGAGCACCATATGTTGCCCTTTTTTGGAAAGGCACACGTAGCATATATACCAAACGGACATATTGTTGGGTTAAGCAAAATACCTAGAATTGTTGACGTTTTTGCAAGAAGGTTACAAGTGCAAGAACGTTTAACTCACGATATTTTAGAATGTTTAAATAATACCTTAAAACCACAAGGGGTTGCAGTTGTTATAGAAGCATCTCATATGTGTATGATGATGCGTGGCGTGCAAAAACAAAATTCTGTAACCACAACATCTGGTTTTAGAGGTCAGTTTGAGAAGCAAGAAACGCGTAATGAGTTTTTAAAGTTAATTAGTTCAGACCTATCATAA
- a CDS encoding ABC transporter ATP-binding protein — translation MIKAKNIQKFYGDLQVLKGLDIHIKENEIVSIVGSSGAGKTTLLQILGTLDAISKTASSELIIKNTDITTLKDKELAKFRNEHIGFIFQFHQLLPEFTALENVCIPAFIKKTTKETAEKRGKELLDFLGLSHRYHHKPSELSGGEQQRVAVARALINNPSIIFADEPSGNLDSESADNLHKLFFKLRDEFGQTFVIVTHNQELADMADRKLVMVDGQITS, via the coding sequence ATGATAAAAGCTAAAAATATTCAAAAGTTTTACGGAGACCTTCAGGTTTTAAAAGGTTTAGATATTCATATAAAAGAAAATGAAATTGTATCTATAGTTGGTTCTTCTGGGGCAGGTAAAACAACATTACTTCAAATACTTGGTACATTAGATGCTATTTCTAAAACAGCATCTAGTGAATTAATAATTAAGAATACAGACATTACCACATTAAAAGATAAAGAACTAGCTAAATTTAGAAATGAGCATATTGGCTTTATTTTTCAGTTTCACCAGCTATTACCAGAGTTTACAGCTTTAGAAAATGTTTGTATCCCTGCTTTTATAAAAAAAACAACTAAAGAAACTGCCGAAAAAAGAGGAAAAGAACTTTTAGATTTTCTAGGACTTTCTCATAGATACCATCACAAACCTAGTGAGCTATCTGGAGGAGAACAACAACGAGTAGCTGTTGCAAGAGCTTTAATAAATAACCCTTCTATTATTTTTGCAGATGAACCTAGTGGTAACTTAGATTCTGAAAGTGCAGACAACCTACACAAACTATTTTTTAAATTACGAGATGAGTTTGGCCAAACGTTTGTAATTGTTACTCATAACCAAGAGTTAGCAGATATGGCAGATAGAAAATTGGTAATGGTAGACGGACAAATAACATCATAA
- a CDS encoding CPBP family intramembrane glutamic endopeptidase codes for MLKIVYAFLKNPTNTPDENTDFGYRFVTFIKLLFWGLLIGIGIVVFNSIWETTGILGPNEHALSSVMDDYTTPMLFLLIVIVAPLFEELLFRGPLAFFKETKRFKIALYVSILLFGAVHISNFEITPMALVLSPFLVAPQLVLGTFAGFIRIKFGLIWSIALHACHNFILFLPLALIKLLELPIE; via the coding sequence ATGCTAAAAATAGTTTACGCTTTTTTAAAAAATCCTACCAATACACCAGATGAAAATACAGACTTTGGGTATAGATTTGTAACCTTTATTAAGCTGCTTTTTTGGGGCTTATTAATAGGTATTGGTATTGTTGTTTTTAACTCTATTTGGGAAACAACAGGTATTTTAGGACCTAATGAGCACGCCTTAAGCTCTGTTATGGATGATTATACTACTCCTATGCTTTTTTTATTAATTGTTATAGTTGCACCTTTGTTTGAAGAGTTGCTTTTTAGAGGTCCGCTTGCTTTTTTTAAAGAAACCAAAAGGTTTAAAATAGCTCTTTATGTATCTATTTTATTATTTGGCGCAGTACACATTAGTAATTTTGAAATTACACCAATGGCACTTGTATTGTCGCCTTTTTTAGTTGCACCACAACTAGTTTTAGGTACTTTTGCTGGCTTTATTAGAATAAAATTTGGTCTAATTTGGTCTATTGCGCTACACGCTTGCCACAACTTTATTCTGTTTTTACCTTTGGCACTTATTAAACTTTTAGAACTTCCTATAGAATAA
- a CDS encoding TIGR02757 family protein, with protein sequence MTKAELKEFLDVKVVQYNNPDFINSDPLQIPHRFTKKEDIEIAGFLTATIAWGNRKSIIKNADKMMALMHNSPHDFVLNHSDDDLGNFKGFVHRTFNETDFAFFVQSLKNIYTNHGGLEAVFKTHTKENDLQTAISKFKTTFFEIEHPLRTTKHISDPLKGSAAKRINMFLRWMVRDSNTNVDFGIWKTIDPALLSCPLDVHSGNVARKLGLLKRKQNDAKALAELDKSLRKLDPKDPSKYDFALFGLGVFEGF encoded by the coding sequence ATGACAAAAGCTGAGTTAAAAGAGTTTTTAGATGTTAAGGTTGTACAATACAACAATCCAGATTTTATAAATTCAGATCCACTACAGATTCCGCATCGTTTTACAAAAAAAGAAGATATTGAAATTGCTGGTTTTTTAACGGCAACTATAGCTTGGGGAAACCGTAAAAGTATTATTAAAAATGCGGATAAAATGATGGCTCTTATGCACAACTCTCCGCACGATTTTGTTTTAAACCATTCTGATGATGATTTGGGTAATTTTAAAGGTTTTGTACACCGTACATTTAATGAAACCGATTTTGCTTTTTTTGTACAGAGTTTAAAAAACATTTATACAAATCACGGTGGCTTAGAAGCTGTTTTTAAAACGCATACCAAAGAAAACGACTTACAAACTGCTATTTCTAAATTTAAGACTACTTTTTTTGAAATAGAACACCCTTTACGTACCACAAAGCATATATCTGACCCTTTAAAAGGTTCTGCTGCTAAACGTATTAATATGTTTTTACGCTGGATGGTACGCGACTCTAATACCAATGTAGATTTTGGCATCTGGAAAACTATAGACCCTGCACTACTCTCTTGCCCCCTAGATGTACACTCTGGCAACGTTGCCCGTAAATTAGGGTTGCTAAAACGAAAACAGAATGATGCTAAAGCTTTAGCTGAATTAGATAAAAGCTTGCGTAAACTAGATCCTAAAGACCCATCTAAGTACGACTTTGCTTTGTTTGGACTTGGAGTTTTTGAAGGGTTTTAG
- a CDS encoding biotin-dependent carboxyltransferase family protein — protein sequence MVKVLQTGFFTSVQDLGRFGYQQYGVPYAGVMDERAALIANLLLGNTKNNAVLEFTMTGPKLQFLCTTKICISGGDFQPKLNSIPINNNSVIVVKEDDILSFGAKKSGFRGYIAVLGGFLTDVVMKSRSMFKNVTQHQTIQKNLLLPIKNAVTIEKQSNASLAVNNVYLEEKIITAHKGPEFHKLTIQQQKKLLNAGFTVSKNNSRMAYQLTELLPNTLEPIITSVVLPGTVQLTPSGQLIILMKDCQTTGGYPRVLQLSNTAINILAQKFTGDELVFSLI from the coding sequence ATGGTTAAAGTATTGCAAACAGGTTTTTTTACCTCGGTACAAGATTTAGGTAGGTTTGGCTACCAGCAATACGGAGTGCCTTACGCAGGTGTAATGGATGAAAGAGCTGCTTTAATAGCTAATTTGTTATTAGGAAATACTAAAAATAATGCCGTTTTAGAGTTTACAATGACAGGTCCAAAACTTCAGTTTTTATGTACCACTAAAATATGTATTTCAGGAGGGGATTTTCAGCCAAAATTAAATAGCATACCTATAAATAATAATAGTGTAATTGTTGTAAAAGAGGACGATATTTTGTCTTTTGGAGCAAAAAAGAGTGGTTTTAGAGGTTATATAGCTGTTTTAGGCGGATTTTTAACTGATGTTGTTATGAAAAGTAGAAGTATGTTTAAAAACGTTACTCAGCATCAAACCATACAAAAAAATCTTCTTTTACCTATTAAAAATGCTGTAACTATAGAAAAACAATCAAACGCTAGTTTAGCTGTAAATAATGTTTATTTAGAAGAAAAAATCATTACCGCGCATAAAGGGCCAGAGTTTCATAAGTTAACTATTCAACAACAGAAAAAACTATTAAATGCAGGGTTTACGGTTTCAAAAAATAATAGTAGAATGGCATACCAACTAACAGAGCTTTTGCCTAATACTTTAGAACCTATAATAACATCCGTAGTATTGCCAGGAACAGTACAGCTAACTCCGTCTGGGCAACTTATAATTTTAATGAAAGATTGCCAAACCACAGGTGGTTACCCAAGAGTGTTGCAATTATCAAACACCGCAATAAATATACTAGCTCAGAAATTTACTGGAGATGAACTTGTTTTTAGTTTAATATAA
- the pxpB gene encoding 5-oxoprolinase subunit PxpB: protein MTTNVNYKIFGDTSILVEWQPVITKGILRDVLEFRSKIETFYTSGIQVTTAYNSLLVAFDDVKVDLPVEIETLKTIYLHKSKLNVSNYKLWKIPVCYDDEFGIDLKEIAAEKNSSVDQIIALHTKTVYTVYFVGFLPGFLYLGGLPKELTMPRKATPRLKIEKGAVAIGGNQTGVYPVESPGGWNIIGNSPLPFFDVTKDVPCFAKPGDAIQFYSVTKKKYDDIKTLVNADVFQIESEDYNG, encoded by the coding sequence ATGACAACTAATGTAAACTATAAAATATTTGGAGATACTTCTATTTTGGTAGAATGGCAGCCTGTTATTACAAAAGGTATTTTACGTGATGTATTAGAGTTTAGATCTAAAATTGAAACTTTTTACACATCAGGAATTCAGGTTACAACGGCTTACAATTCTCTTTTAGTAGCTTTTGATGATGTTAAAGTAGACTTGCCTGTTGAAATTGAAACTCTAAAAACAATATATCTTCATAAATCCAAATTAAACGTTAGTAATTATAAGCTTTGGAAAATTCCTGTTTGTTATGATGATGAATTTGGAATAGACCTTAAAGAAATAGCTGCGGAGAAAAATAGTAGTGTAGACCAAATTATAGCACTGCATACTAAAACCGTATATACTGTATATTTTGTGGGTTTTTTACCTGGATTTTTATATCTAGGAGGGTTGCCAAAAGAATTAACAATGCCCAGAAAAGCAACGCCGCGTTTAAAAATAGAAAAAGGTGCGGTGGCAATAGGAGGTAACCAAACGGGAGTTTACCCTGTAGAAAGCCCTGGAGGTTGGAATATTATTGGCAACTCACCACTTCCTTTTTTTGATGTAACCAAAGATGTTCCTTGTTTTGCTAAACCAGGAGATGCTATTCAGTTTTATTCGGTTACAAAAAAGAAGTATGATGATATAAAAACTTTAGTAAATGCTGATGTTTTTCAAATAGAAAGTGAGGATTACAATGGTTAA